Proteins encoded by one window of Arabidopsis thaliana chromosome 2, partial sequence:
- the GDI1 gene encoding guanosine nucleotide diphosphate dissociation inhibitor 1 (guanosine nucleotide diphosphate dissociation inhibitor 1 (GDI1); CONTAINS InterPro DOMAIN/s: Rab GTPase activator (InterPro:IPR002005), GDP dissociation inhibitor (InterPro:IPR018203), Rab GDI protein (InterPro:IPR000806); BEST Arabidopsis thaliana protein match is: RAB GDP dissociation inhibitor 2 (TAIR:AT3G59920.1); Has 1316 Blast hits to 1209 proteins in 256 species: Archae - 2; Bacteria - 0; Metazoa - 652; Fungi - 289; Plants - 183; Viruses - 0; Other Eukaryotes - 190 (source: NCBI BLink).), with amino-acid sequence MDEEYEVIVLGTGLKECILSGLLSVDGLKVLHMDRNDYYGGESTSLNLNQLWKKFRGEEKAPAHLGSSRDYNVDMMPKFMMANGKLVRVLIHTDVTKYLSFKAVDGSYVFVQGKVQKVPATPMEALKSPLMGIFEKRRAGKFFSYVQEYDEKDPKTHDGMDLRRVTTKDLIAKFGLKEDTIDFIGHAVALHCNDNHLHQPAYDTVMRMKLYAESLARFQGGSPYIYPLYGLGELPQAFARLSAVYGGTYMLNKPECKVEFDEEGKVSGVTSEGETAKCKKVVCDPSYLTNKVRKIGRVARAIAIMSHPIPNTNDSQSVQVILPQKQLGRKSDMYVFCCSYSHNVAPKGKFIAFVSTDAETDNPQTELQPGIDLLGPVDELFFDIYDRYEPVNEPTLDNCFISTSYDATTHFDTTVVDVLNMYKLITGKELDLSVDLNAASAAEEE; translated from the exons ATGGATGAAGAGTACGAAGTCATAGTTCTGGGTACTGGTCTCAAGGAGTGCATCCTTAGTGGTCTTCTCTCCGTCGATGGTCTtaag GTACTTCACATGGACAGGAATGACTACTACGGTGGAGAGTCAACTTCTCTTAATCTCAATCAg CTGTGGAAGAAGTTCAGGGGAGAAGAGAAGGCTCCTGCTCATTTAGGTTCTAGCAGAGACTACAATGTTGACATGATGCCAAAG TTTATGATGGCTAACGGAAAGCTTGTTCGTGTCCTTATTCATACGGATGTGACCAAGTACTTGTCTTTTAAAGCTGTTGATGGAAGCTATGTTTTTGTCCAAGGCAAG GTCCAAAAAGTGCCAGCAACTCCCATGGAGGCCCTCAAATCTCCTCTTATGGGTATTTTTGAGAAACGTCGAGCTGGAAAGTTTTTCAGCTATGTTCAAGAATACGACGAGAAGGACCCAAAAACACATGATGGAATGGATTTGAGGAGAGTTACAACTAAGGATTTGATTGC GAAATTCGGTCTTAAAGAAGATACTATTGACTTTATTGGTCATGCAGTGGCACTTCACTGTAATGACAATCATCTCCATCAACCTGCCTATGATACTGTAATGAGAATGAAG CTCTACGCAGAGTCCCTTGCACGTTTTCAAGGAGGTTCACCATATATCTATCCTCTCTATGGGTTGGGAGAATTGCCTcag GCATTTGCACGACTTAGTGCTGTCTATGGTGGGACGTATATGTTGAACAAACCTGAGTGCAAG GTAGAGTTTGACGAGGAGGGTAAGGTTTCTGGTGTTACATCTGAGGGAGAGACTGCCAAATGCAAGAAAGTTGTCTGCGATCCTTCTTACCTAACCAACAAG GTCAGGAAGATTGGCAGGGTTGCTCGGGCGATTGCCATTATGAGCCACCCTATTCCAAACACCAATGATTCTCAGTCGGTGCAAGTCATTCTACCCCAAAAACAATTGGGCCGCAAATCAGACAT GTATGTCTTCTGTTGTTCATATTCACACAACGTTGCTCCCAAGGGAAAGTTCATAGCATTTGTGTCAACAGACGCTGAAACTGATAACCCTCAAACCGAGCTCCAGCCTGGAATCGACCTTCTTGGTCCTGTTGATGAGCTGTTCTTCGACATCTATGATAGATATGAGCCTGTCAACGAACCCACTTTGGACAACTGCTTCATATCAACG AGTTATGATGCTACAACACACTTTGACACAACTGTTGTTGATGTGTTGAACATGTATAAATTGATCACCGGAAAG GAACTGGATCTAAGTGTGGATCTTAACGCAGCTAGTGCTGCAGAGGAGGAATGA
- the GDI1 gene encoding guanosine nucleotide diphosphate dissociation inhibitor 1 (guanosine nucleotide diphosphate dissociation inhibitor 1 (GDI1); CONTAINS InterPro DOMAIN/s: Rab GTPase activator (InterPro:IPR002005), GDP dissociation inhibitor (InterPro:IPR018203), Rab GDI protein (InterPro:IPR000806); BEST Arabidopsis thaliana protein match is: RAB GDP dissociation inhibitor 2 (TAIR:AT3G59920.1); Has 1320 Blast hits to 1214 proteins in 252 species: Archae - 2; Bacteria - 0; Metazoa - 653; Fungi - 281; Plants - 182; Viruses - 0; Other Eukaryotes - 202 (source: NCBI BLink).), translating to MDEEYEVIVLGTGLKECILSGLLSVDGLKVLHMDRNDYYGGESTSLNLNQLWKKFRGEEKAPAHLGSSRDYNVDMMPKFMMANGKLVRVLIHTDVTKYLSFKAVDGSYVFVQGKVQKVPATPMEALKSPLMGIFEKRRAGKFFSYVQEYDEKDPKTHDGMDLRRVTTKDLIAKFGLKEDTIDFIGHAVALHCNDNHLHQPAYDTVMRMKLYAESLARFQGGSPYIYPLYGLGELPQAFARLSAVYGGTYMLNKPECKVEFDEEGKVSGVTSEGETAKCKKVVCDPSYLTNKVRKIGRVARAIAIMSHPIPNTNDSQSVQVILPQKQLGRKSDMYVFCCSYSHNVAPKGKFIAFVSTDAETDNPQTELQPGIDLLGPVDELFFDIYDRYEPVNEPTLDNCFISTSYDATTHFDTTVVDVLNMYKLITGKVMF from the exons ATGGATGAAGAGTACGAAGTCATAGTTCTGGGTACTGGTCTCAAGGAGTGCATCCTTAGTGGTCTTCTCTCCGTCGATGGTCTtaag GTACTTCACATGGACAGGAATGACTACTACGGTGGAGAGTCAACTTCTCTTAATCTCAATCAg CTGTGGAAGAAGTTCAGGGGAGAAGAGAAGGCTCCTGCTCATTTAGGTTCTAGCAGAGACTACAATGTTGACATGATGCCAAAG TTTATGATGGCTAACGGAAAGCTTGTTCGTGTCCTTATTCATACGGATGTGACCAAGTACTTGTCTTTTAAAGCTGTTGATGGAAGCTATGTTTTTGTCCAAGGCAAG GTCCAAAAAGTGCCAGCAACTCCCATGGAGGCCCTCAAATCTCCTCTTATGGGTATTTTTGAGAAACGTCGAGCTGGAAAGTTTTTCAGCTATGTTCAAGAATACGACGAGAAGGACCCAAAAACACATGATGGAATGGATTTGAGGAGAGTTACAACTAAGGATTTGATTGC GAAATTCGGTCTTAAAGAAGATACTATTGACTTTATTGGTCATGCAGTGGCACTTCACTGTAATGACAATCATCTCCATCAACCTGCCTATGATACTGTAATGAGAATGAAG CTCTACGCAGAGTCCCTTGCACGTTTTCAAGGAGGTTCACCATATATCTATCCTCTCTATGGGTTGGGAGAATTGCCTcag GCATTTGCACGACTTAGTGCTGTCTATGGTGGGACGTATATGTTGAACAAACCTGAGTGCAAG GTAGAGTTTGACGAGGAGGGTAAGGTTTCTGGTGTTACATCTGAGGGAGAGACTGCCAAATGCAAGAAAGTTGTCTGCGATCCTTCTTACCTAACCAACAAG GTCAGGAAGATTGGCAGGGTTGCTCGGGCGATTGCCATTATGAGCCACCCTATTCCAAACACCAATGATTCTCAGTCGGTGCAAGTCATTCTACCCCAAAAACAATTGGGCCGCAAATCAGACAT GTATGTCTTCTGTTGTTCATATTCACACAACGTTGCTCCCAAGGGAAAGTTCATAGCATTTGTGTCAACAGACGCTGAAACTGATAACCCTCAAACCGAGCTCCAGCCTGGAATCGACCTTCTTGGTCCTGTTGATGAGCTGTTCTTCGACATCTATGATAGATATGAGCCTGTCAACGAACCCACTTTGGACAACTGCTTCATATCAACG AGTTATGATGCTACAACACACTTTGACACAACTGTTGTTGATGTGTTGAACATGTATAAATTGATCACCGGAAAGGTAATGTTCTAG
- the MLO15 gene encoding Seven transmembrane MLO family protein (MILDEW RESISTANCE LOCUS O 15 (MLO15); FUNCTIONS IN: calmodulin binding; INVOLVED IN: cell death, defense response; LOCATED IN: integral to membrane; EXPRESSED IN: male gametophyte, root tip, root, papillae; CONTAINS InterPro DOMAIN/s: Mlo-related protein (InterPro:IPR004326); BEST Arabidopsis thaliana protein match is: Seven transmembrane MLO family protein (TAIR:AT4G02600.2); Has 35333 Blast hits to 34131 proteins in 2444 species: Archae - 798; Bacteria - 22429; Metazoa - 974; Fungi - 991; Plants - 531; Viruses - 0; Other Eukaryotes - 9610 (source: NCBI BLink).) yields MAGGGTTLEYTPTWVVALVCSVIVSISFAVERLIHRAGKHFKNNDQKQLFGALQKIKEELMLVGFISLLLSVGQSKIAKICISKELSEKFLPCTKPAGAEKSLKDSSHFQFSFTGRHLLAGDAPAGDYCSLKGKVPIMSLSALHELHIFIFVLAVAHIIFCLLTIVFGTMKIKQWKKWEDKVLEKDFDTDQMIQKKFTHVQEHEFIRSRFLGVGKADASLGWVQSFMKQFLASVNESDYITMRLGFVTTHCKTNPKFNFHKYLMRALNSDFKKVVGISWYLWVFVVLFLLLNIVAWHVYFWLAFIPLILLLAVGTKLEHIITDLAHEVAEKHIAVEGDLVVRPSDDLFWFQSPRLVLFLIHFILFQNSFEIAYFFFILFQFGWDSCIMDHVKFVIPRLVIGVIIQLLCSYSTLPLYALVTQMGSSFKGAIFNEQTQEHLVGWAKMAKRGVKKGATQVGTSHDATSPRPSIQLNSLLGKGSSQQNQNPKEKSEIAHHD; encoded by the exons ATGGCGGGAGGAGGAACGACCTTAGAGTACACACCAACTTGGGTGGTTGCTCTCGTCTGCTCCGTCATTGTCTCTATCTCTTTTGCCGTCGAGCGTCTCATTCACCGTGCCGGAAAG CACTTTAAGAACAACGATCAGAAGCAGCTTTTTGGGGCATTACAAAAGATCAAAGAAG AACTCATGCTAGTAGGGTTCATATCGTTGCTATTATCGGTCGGCCAGTCTAAAATCGCAAAGATTTGCATATCAAAGGAGTTAAGTGAAAAGTTTCTCCCTTGTACGAAACCTGCAGGGGCTGAGAAGTCCCTTAAAGACTCCTCCCATTTCCAGTTCAGCTTCACCGGCCGTCATCTCCTCGCCGGAGATGCCCCCGCCGGTGACTACTGCTCCCTAAAG GGAAAAGTACCAATAATGTCATTATCAGCTCTGCACGAGCTTCATATATTCATCTTCGTATTAGCTGTTGCCCACATTATTTTCTGCCTCTTAACCATTGTTTTTGGTACCATGAAg ATAAAGCAATGGAAAAAATGGGAGGATAAGGTTTTAGAGAAGGACTTCGACACAGACCAAA TGATCCAGAAGAAATTCACACACGTTCAAGAACACGAATTCATCAGGTCACGATTTCTTGGGGTTGGAAAAGCTGATGCTTCCTTGGGATGGGTG CAATCGTTTATGAAACAGTTTCTTGCGTCAGTCAATGAATCAGATTACATCACAATGAGGCTAGGCTTTGTCACG ACTCATTGCAAGACCAACCCAAAATTCAATTTCCATAAGTATTTAATGCGTGCCCTTAATTCTGATTTCAAGAAAGTCGTCGGTATCAG TTGGTACCTTTGGGTATTTGTGgttctcttcttgcttctaaacATTGTTG CATGGCATGTTTACTTCTGGCTAGCTTTTATTCCTTTGATC CTTTTACTTGCCGTGGGGACGAAGTTAGAGCATATCATCACAGATTTGGCTCATGAAGTTGCAGAGAAACACATTGCTGTGGAAGGAGATTTGGTTGTCCGACCATCAGATGATTTGTTCTGGTTTCAAAGTCCCCGGCTAGTTCTCTTCTTGATCCATTTCATTCTTTTCCAAAACTCCTTCGAAATCGCCTACTTCTTCTTTATCCTT TTTCAATTTGGTTGGGATTCATGCATCATGGATCATGTCAAGTTCGTAATTCCAAGACTCGTCATCGG GGTAATAATTCAGCTTCTCTGCAGTTACAGTACCTTACCGCTCTATGCACTCGTAACTCAG ATGGGAAGTTCATTCAAAGGTGCAATATTCAACGAGCAGACACAGGAACATCTTGTTGGATGGGCAAAAATGGCTAAAAGGGGAGTGAAGAAAGGCGCAACACAAGTAGGTACCAGTCATGATGCTACTAGTCCAAGACCGTCTATTCAGTTGAACTCCTTGCTAGGAAAAGGCTCCTCTCAACAAAATCAGAACCCCAAGGAAAAATCAGAGATTGCTCACCatgattaa
- the MLO15 gene encoding Seven transmembrane MLO family protein (MILDEW RESISTANCE LOCUS O 15 (MLO15); FUNCTIONS IN: calmodulin binding; INVOLVED IN: cell death, defense response; LOCATED IN: integral to membrane; EXPRESSED IN: male gametophyte, root tip, root, papillae; CONTAINS InterPro DOMAIN/s: Mlo-related protein (InterPro:IPR004326); BEST Arabidopsis thaliana protein match is: Seven transmembrane MLO family protein (TAIR:AT4G02600.2); Has 552 Blast hits to 534 proteins in 57 species: Archae - 0; Bacteria - 0; Metazoa - 0; Fungi - 0; Plants - 548; Viruses - 0; Other Eukaryotes - 4 (source: NCBI BLink).) translates to MAGGGTTLEYTPTWVVALVCSVIVSISFAVERLIHRAGKHFKNNDQKQLFGALQKIKEELMLVGFISLLLSVGQSKIAKICISKELSEKFLPCTKPAGAEKSLKDSSHFQFSFTGRHLLAGDAPAGDYCSLKGKVPIMSLSALHELHIFIFVLAVAHIIFCLLTIVFGTMKIKQWKKWEDKVLEKDFDTDQSIKKFTHVQEHEFIRSRFLGVGKADASLGWVQSFMKQFLASVNESDYITMRLGFVTTHCKTNPKFNFHKYLMRALNSDFKKVVGISWYLWVFVVLFLLLNIVAWHVYFWLAFIPLILLLAVGTKLEHIITDLAHEVAEKHIAVEGDLVVRPSDDLFWFQSPRLVLFLIHFILFQNSFEIAYFFFILFQFGWDSCIMDHVKFVIPRLVIGVIIQLLCSYSTLPLYALVTQMGSSFKGAIFNEQTQEHLVGWAKMAKRGVKKGATQVGTSHDATSPRPSIQLNSLLGKGSSQQNQNPKEKSEIAHHD, encoded by the exons ATGGCGGGAGGAGGAACGACCTTAGAGTACACACCAACTTGGGTGGTTGCTCTCGTCTGCTCCGTCATTGTCTCTATCTCTTTTGCCGTCGAGCGTCTCATTCACCGTGCCGGAAAG CACTTTAAGAACAACGATCAGAAGCAGCTTTTTGGGGCATTACAAAAGATCAAAGAAG AACTCATGCTAGTAGGGTTCATATCGTTGCTATTATCGGTCGGCCAGTCTAAAATCGCAAAGATTTGCATATCAAAGGAGTTAAGTGAAAAGTTTCTCCCTTGTACGAAACCTGCAGGGGCTGAGAAGTCCCTTAAAGACTCCTCCCATTTCCAGTTCAGCTTCACCGGCCGTCATCTCCTCGCCGGAGATGCCCCCGCCGGTGACTACTGCTCCCTAAAG GGAAAAGTACCAATAATGTCATTATCAGCTCTGCACGAGCTTCATATATTCATCTTCGTATTAGCTGTTGCCCACATTATTTTCTGCCTCTTAACCATTGTTTTTGGTACCATGAAg ATAAAGCAATGGAAAAAATGGGAGGATAAGGTTTTAGAGAAGGACTTCGACACAGACCAAAGTATA AAGAAATTCACACACGTTCAAGAACACGAATTCATCAGGTCACGATTTCTTGGGGTTGGAAAAGCTGATGCTTCCTTGGGATGGGTG CAATCGTTTATGAAACAGTTTCTTGCGTCAGTCAATGAATCAGATTACATCACAATGAGGCTAGGCTTTGTCACG ACTCATTGCAAGACCAACCCAAAATTCAATTTCCATAAGTATTTAATGCGTGCCCTTAATTCTGATTTCAAGAAAGTCGTCGGTATCAG TTGGTACCTTTGGGTATTTGTGgttctcttcttgcttctaaacATTGTTG CATGGCATGTTTACTTCTGGCTAGCTTTTATTCCTTTGATC CTTTTACTTGCCGTGGGGACGAAGTTAGAGCATATCATCACAGATTTGGCTCATGAAGTTGCAGAGAAACACATTGCTGTGGAAGGAGATTTGGTTGTCCGACCATCAGATGATTTGTTCTGGTTTCAAAGTCCCCGGCTAGTTCTCTTCTTGATCCATTTCATTCTTTTCCAAAACTCCTTCGAAATCGCCTACTTCTTCTTTATCCTT TTTCAATTTGGTTGGGATTCATGCATCATGGATCATGTCAAGTTCGTAATTCCAAGACTCGTCATCGG GGTAATAATTCAGCTTCTCTGCAGTTACAGTACCTTACCGCTCTATGCACTCGTAACTCAG ATGGGAAGTTCATTCAAAGGTGCAATATTCAACGAGCAGACACAGGAACATCTTGTTGGATGGGCAAAAATGGCTAAAAGGGGAGTGAAGAAAGGCGCAACACAAGTAGGTACCAGTCATGATGCTACTAGTCCAAGACCGTCTATTCAGTTGAACTCCTTGCTAGGAAAAGGCTCCTCTCAACAAAATCAGAACCCCAAGGAAAAATCAGAGATTGCTCACCatgattaa
- a CDS encoding Ribosomal protein L30/L7 family protein (Ribosomal protein L30/L7 family protein; FUNCTIONS IN: structural constituent of ribosome, transcription regulator activity; INVOLVED IN: translation; LOCATED IN: in 7 components; EXPRESSED IN: 22 plant structures; EXPRESSED DURING: 13 growth stages; CONTAINS InterPro DOMAIN/s: Ribosomal protein L30, N-terminal (InterPro:IPR012988), Ribosomal protein L30p/L7e, conserved region (InterPro:IPR000517), Ribosomal protein L7, eukaryotic (InterPro:IPR005998), Ribosomal protein L30, conserved site (InterPro:IPR018038), Ribosomal protein L30, ferredoxin-like fold domain (InterPro:IPR016082); BEST Arabidopsis thaliana protein match is: Ribosomal protein L30/L7 family protein (TAIR:AT2G01250.1); Has 1301 Blast hits to 1299 proteins in 392 species: Archae - 217; Bacteria - 1; Metazoa - 453; Fungi - 213; Plants - 195; Viruses - 0; Other Eukaryotes - 222 (source: NCBI BLink).) codes for MYVGEMAESKVVVPESVLKKIKRQEEWALAKKDEAVAAKKKSVEARKLIFKRAEQYAKEYAEKDNELIRLKREAKLKGGFYVDPEAKLLFIIRIRGINAIDPKTKKILQLLRLRQIFNGVFLKVNKATVNMLRRVEPYVTYGYPNLKSVKELIYKRGYGKLNHQRIALTDNSIVDQALGKHGIICVEDLIHEIMTVGPHFKEANNFLWPFQLKAPLGGLKKKRNHYVEGGDAGNRENFINELVRRMN; via the exons ATGTATGTAGGAGAAATGGCTGAATCCAAGGTAGTGGTTCCAGAGTCTGTGCTAAAGAAGATCAAGAGGCAAGAGGAATGGGCATTGGCCAAGAAAGATGAAGCTGTAGCTGCtaagaagaagagtgttgaGGCCCGCAAGCTTATCTTCAAGAGAGCTGAGCAGTATGCCAAAGAATACGCTGAGAAG GATAACGAGTTGATCCGATTGAAGCGGGAGGCTAAGTTGAAAGGAGGTTTCTACGTTGACCCTGAGGCTAAGTTGCTCTTTATCATTCGTATCCGTGG TATCAATGCCATTGACCCAAAAACCAAGAAGATTCTGCAGCTCCTGCGTTTGAGACAG ATCTTCAATGGTGTGTTTCTTAAGGTGAACAAGGCAACAGTAAACATGCTGCGCCGAGTTGAACCATACGTGACTTACGG ATACCCAAACTTGAAGAGCGTTAAGGAACTGATCTACAAAAGAGGTTATGGAAAGCTGAACCACCAGAGGATAGCACTTACTGACAACTCCATTGTGGATCAGGCTCTCGGAAAGCATGGGATCATCTGCGTTGAGGATCTCATCCACGAGATCATGACTGTTGGACCTCACTTCAAGGAAGCCAACAACTTCCTGTGGCCATTCCAATTGAAGGCACCACTCGGTGGccttaagaagaagagaaaccacTACGTCGAAGGTGGTGATGCTGGAAACAGGGAGAATTTCATCAACGAGCTTGTCAGGAGAATGAATTGA
- a CDS encoding Ribosomal protein L30/L7 family protein (Ribosomal protein L30/L7 family protein; FUNCTIONS IN: structural constituent of ribosome, transcription regulator activity; INVOLVED IN: translation; LOCATED IN: in 7 components; EXPRESSED IN: 22 plant structures; EXPRESSED DURING: 13 growth stages; CONTAINS InterPro DOMAIN/s: Ribosomal protein L30, N-terminal (InterPro:IPR012988), Ribosomal protein L30p/L7e, conserved region (InterPro:IPR000517), Ribosomal protein L7, eukaryotic (InterPro:IPR005998), Ribosomal protein L30, conserved site (InterPro:IPR018038), Ribosomal protein L30, ferredoxin-like fold domain (InterPro:IPR016082); BEST Arabidopsis thaliana protein match is: Ribosomal protein L30/L7 family protein (TAIR:AT2G01250.1); Has 1303 Blast hits to 1301 proteins in 392 species: Archae - 217; Bacteria - 1; Metazoa - 455; Fungi - 213; Plants - 195; Viruses - 0; Other Eukaryotes - 222 (source: NCBI BLink).), with the protein MAESKVVVPESVLKKIKRQEEWALAKKDEAVAAKKKSVEARKLIFKRAEQYAKEYAEKDNELIRLKREAKLKGGFYVDPEAKLLFIIRIRGINAIDPKTKKILQLLRLRQIFNGVFLKVNKATVNMLRRVEPYVTYGYPNLKSVKELIYKRGYGKLNHQRIALTDNSIVDQALGKHGIICVEDLIHEIMTVGPHFKEANNFLWPFQLKAPLGGLKKKRNHYVEGGDAGNRENFINELVRRMN; encoded by the exons ATGGCTGAATCCAAGGTAGTGGTTCCAGAGTCTGTGCTAAAGAAGATCAAGAGGCAAGAGGAATGGGCATTGGCCAAGAAAGATGAAGCTGTAGCTGCtaagaagaagagtgttgaGGCCCGCAAGCTTATCTTCAAGAGAGCTGAGCAGTATGCCAAAGAATACGCTGAGAAG GATAACGAGTTGATCCGATTGAAGCGGGAGGCTAAGTTGAAAGGAGGTTTCTACGTTGACCCTGAGGCTAAGTTGCTCTTTATCATTCGTATCCGTGG TATCAATGCCATTGACCCAAAAACCAAGAAGATTCTGCAGCTCCTGCGTTTGAGACAG ATCTTCAATGGTGTGTTTCTTAAGGTGAACAAGGCAACAGTAAACATGCTGCGCCGAGTTGAACCATACGTGACTTACGG ATACCCAAACTTGAAGAGCGTTAAGGAACTGATCTACAAAAGAGGTTATGGAAAGCTGAACCACCAGAGGATAGCACTTACTGACAACTCCATTGTGGATCAGGCTCTCGGAAAGCATGGGATCATCTGCGTTGAGGATCTCATCCACGAGATCATGACTGTTGGACCTCACTTCAAGGAAGCCAACAACTTCCTGTGGCCATTCCAATTGAAGGCACCACTCGGTGGccttaagaagaagagaaaccacTACGTCGAAGGTGGTGATGCTGGAAACAGGGAGAATTTCATCAACGAGCTTGTCAGGAGAATGAATTGA